In Cyclopterus lumpus isolate fCycLum1 chromosome 9, fCycLum1.pri, whole genome shotgun sequence, a single genomic region encodes these proteins:
- the LOC117736059 gene encoding far upstream element-binding protein 3-like isoform X1, whose translation MAELQGQASLGQPGLKADGLADVLQRARQMVGKMGGDAMSHLNSSSGSIEPSLYYPGQKRPGEDGVGNQLAAMGHQSRVITEDYKVPDRMVGFIIGRGGEQITRIQLESGCKIQIAADSGGLMERPCSLTGTPESIEQAKRLLIQIVDRCRNGPGFHGDGEGGASVQEMLIPASKVGLVIGRGGDTIKQLQERAGVKMMMIQDGPMPTGADKPLRISGDPYKVQAARELVLEVIREKDGDFRSGRNDFSARLGGASLDSVSLQVPVPRFAVGIVIGRNGEMIKKIQNDAGVRIQFKADDGISPERVAMVMGQPDRCQHAVHLINELIQTAQERDGFGSALRSGRVRGRGDWTMGSPGPLQEVTYTIPADKCGLVIGKGGETIKSINQQSGAHVELQRNPPPSTDPNTRVFTIRGTAQQMDLARQLIDDKIGGSGIMSNGGFGFSPFTQGPAAHQNCGSGQTFLTGVWGNTYQTSWQNPGQQDPGQQNQPQSLMADYSKAWEDYYKKQSQSSQQSSVPDYTAALAEYYRQQQPYLWNAAQIQNEEEQ comes from the exons ATGGTGGGTAAGATGGGCGGAGACGCCATGTCTCACCTCAACAGCTCCTCAGGAAGCATTGAGCCCTCGCTGTACTACCCTGGACAGAAACGACCAGGAGAAGACGGAG taggTAACCAGCTAGCAGCCATGGGGCATCAAAG cagggTAATCACAGAGGATTACAAGGTCCCCGACAGGATGGTCGGCTTCA TTattggaagaggaggggagcagATCACCAGGATCCAGTTGGAGTCCGGCTGCAAGATCCAGATTGCTGCCG acagcGGAGGTCTGATGGAGCGGCCATGTTCCCTGACTGGAACTCCAGAGAGCATCGA gcaGGCGAAGCGTCTCCTGATCCAGATCGTGGATCGCTGCAGAAACGGTCCGGGTTTTCACGGCGACGGTGAAGGCGGAGCCTCCGTGCAGGAGATGCTGATCCCTGCCAGCAAGGTGGGGCTGGTGATTGGCCGAGGAGGAGACACCATCAAACAGCTGCAG GAGCGTGCGggggtgaagatgatgatgatccaGGACGGTCCGATGCCCACGGGAGCCGACAAACCTCTCCGCATCTCCGGAGACCCGTACAAAGTGCAG gcAGCGAGGGAGTTGGTGCTGGAGGTGATCCGGGAGAAGGACGGAGACTTCAGGTCGGGACGCAACGACTTCAGCGCTCGTCTGGGAGGAGCCAGCCTGGAC TCCGTCTCTCTGCAGGTTCCAGTTCCCAGGTTTGCTGTCGGCATCGTGATCGGCAGGAACGGAGAAATGATCAAGAAGATCCAGAACGACGCCGGAGTCCGGATCCAGTTCAAAGCAG ATGACGGCATCAGTCCAGAGCGCGTTGCCATGGTGATGGGTCAGCCAGACCGCTGTCAGCATGCTGTTCACCTCATCAACGAGCTCATCCAGACCGCACAG GAGCGTGATGGTTTCGGCTCGGCCCTGCGGAGCGGCAGGGTCAGAGGTCGTGGTGATTGGACCATGGGCTCCCCCGGCCCGCTACAGGAAGTGACCTACACCATCCCGGCTGACAAGTGCGGCCTGGTCATCGGCAAAG gaggagaaaccATCAAGAGCATCAACCAGCAGTCCGGGGCCCACGTGGAGCTCCagaggaacccccccccctccaccgaCCCCAACACTCGGGTCTTCACCATCCGGGGTACCGCCCAGCAGATGGACCTGGCCCGCCAGCTCATAGACGACAAGATCGGG GGTTCGGGGATCATGAGTAACGGAGGTTTTGGATTCAGTCCTTTCACTCAGGGACCTGCTGCCCACCAGAA ctgtggcAGCGGTCAGACCTTCCTCACTGGCGTTTGGGGAAACACCTACCAGACCAGCTGGCAGAACCCTGGACAACAAGACCCCG GTCAACAGAACCAACCTCAGAGCCTGATGGCCGACTACAGTAAGGCCTGGGAGGACTACTACAAGAAGCAGA gtcaGTCGTCTCAGCAGAGTTCAGTTCCAGACTACACTGCAGCGTTAGCAGAATACTACAGACAGCAGCAGCCCTACCTGTGGAATGCCGCCCagatacag AACGAGGAAGAGCAATGa
- the LOC117736059 gene encoding far upstream element-binding protein 3-like isoform X2, whose amino-acid sequence MAELQGQASLGQPGLKADGLADVLQRARQMVGKMGGDAMSHLNSSSGSIEPSLYYPGQKRPGEDGVGNQLAAMGHQRVITEDYKVPDRMVGFIIGRGGEQITRIQLESGCKIQIAADSGGLMERPCSLTGTPESIEQAKRLLIQIVDRCRNGPGFHGDGEGGASVQEMLIPASKVGLVIGRGGDTIKQLQERAGVKMMMIQDGPMPTGADKPLRISGDPYKVQAARELVLEVIREKDGDFRSGRNDFSARLGGASLDSVSLQVPVPRFAVGIVIGRNGEMIKKIQNDAGVRIQFKADDGISPERVAMVMGQPDRCQHAVHLINELIQTAQERDGFGSALRSGRVRGRGDWTMGSPGPLQEVTYTIPADKCGLVIGKGGETIKSINQQSGAHVELQRNPPPSTDPNTRVFTIRGTAQQMDLARQLIDDKIGGSGIMSNGGFGFSPFTQGPAAHQNCGSGQTFLTGVWGNTYQTSWQNPGQQDPGQQNQPQSLMADYSKAWEDYYKKQSQSSQQSSVPDYTAALAEYYRQQQPYLWNAAQIQNEEEQ is encoded by the exons ATGGTGGGTAAGATGGGCGGAGACGCCATGTCTCACCTCAACAGCTCCTCAGGAAGCATTGAGCCCTCGCTGTACTACCCTGGACAGAAACGACCAGGAGAAGACGGAG taggTAACCAGCTAGCAGCCATGGGGCATCAAAG ggTAATCACAGAGGATTACAAGGTCCCCGACAGGATGGTCGGCTTCA TTattggaagaggaggggagcagATCACCAGGATCCAGTTGGAGTCCGGCTGCAAGATCCAGATTGCTGCCG acagcGGAGGTCTGATGGAGCGGCCATGTTCCCTGACTGGAACTCCAGAGAGCATCGA gcaGGCGAAGCGTCTCCTGATCCAGATCGTGGATCGCTGCAGAAACGGTCCGGGTTTTCACGGCGACGGTGAAGGCGGAGCCTCCGTGCAGGAGATGCTGATCCCTGCCAGCAAGGTGGGGCTGGTGATTGGCCGAGGAGGAGACACCATCAAACAGCTGCAG GAGCGTGCGggggtgaagatgatgatgatccaGGACGGTCCGATGCCCACGGGAGCCGACAAACCTCTCCGCATCTCCGGAGACCCGTACAAAGTGCAG gcAGCGAGGGAGTTGGTGCTGGAGGTGATCCGGGAGAAGGACGGAGACTTCAGGTCGGGACGCAACGACTTCAGCGCTCGTCTGGGAGGAGCCAGCCTGGAC TCCGTCTCTCTGCAGGTTCCAGTTCCCAGGTTTGCTGTCGGCATCGTGATCGGCAGGAACGGAGAAATGATCAAGAAGATCCAGAACGACGCCGGAGTCCGGATCCAGTTCAAAGCAG ATGACGGCATCAGTCCAGAGCGCGTTGCCATGGTGATGGGTCAGCCAGACCGCTGTCAGCATGCTGTTCACCTCATCAACGAGCTCATCCAGACCGCACAG GAGCGTGATGGTTTCGGCTCGGCCCTGCGGAGCGGCAGGGTCAGAGGTCGTGGTGATTGGACCATGGGCTCCCCCGGCCCGCTACAGGAAGTGACCTACACCATCCCGGCTGACAAGTGCGGCCTGGTCATCGGCAAAG gaggagaaaccATCAAGAGCATCAACCAGCAGTCCGGGGCCCACGTGGAGCTCCagaggaacccccccccctccaccgaCCCCAACACTCGGGTCTTCACCATCCGGGGTACCGCCCAGCAGATGGACCTGGCCCGCCAGCTCATAGACGACAAGATCGGG GGTTCGGGGATCATGAGTAACGGAGGTTTTGGATTCAGTCCTTTCACTCAGGGACCTGCTGCCCACCAGAA ctgtggcAGCGGTCAGACCTTCCTCACTGGCGTTTGGGGAAACACCTACCAGACCAGCTGGCAGAACCCTGGACAACAAGACCCCG GTCAACAGAACCAACCTCAGAGCCTGATGGCCGACTACAGTAAGGCCTGGGAGGACTACTACAAGAAGCAGA gtcaGTCGTCTCAGCAGAGTTCAGTTCCAGACTACACTGCAGCGTTAGCAGAATACTACAGACAGCAGCAGCCCTACCTGTGGAATGCCGCCCagatacag AACGAGGAAGAGCAATGa
- the LOC117736059 gene encoding far upstream element-binding protein 3-like isoform X8, whose protein sequence is MAELQGQASLGQPGLKADGLADVLQRARQMVGKMGGDAMSHLNSSSGSIEPSLYYPGQKRPGEDGVGNQLAAMGHQSRVITEDYKVPDRMVGFIIGRGGEQITRIQLESGCKIQIAADSGGLMERPCSLTGTPESIEQAKRLLIQIVDRCRNGPGFHGDGEGGASVQEMLIPASKVGLVIGRGGDTIKQLQERAGVKMMMIQDGPMPTGADKPLRISGDPYKVQAARELVLEVIREKDGDFRSGRNDFSARLGGASLDSVSLQVPVPRFAVGIVIGRNGEMIKKIQNDAGVRIQFKADDGISPERVAMVMGQPDRCQHAVHLINELIQTAQERDGFGSALRSGRVRGRGDWTMGSPGPLQEVTYTIPADKCGLVIGKGGETIKSINQQSGAHVELQRNPPPSTDPNTRVFTIRGTAQQMDLARQLIDDKIGGSGIMSNGGFGFSPFTQGPAAHQNCGSGQTFLTGVWGNTYQTSWQNPGQQDPGQSSQQSSVPDYTAALAEYYRQQQPYLWNAAQIQDH, encoded by the exons ATGGTGGGTAAGATGGGCGGAGACGCCATGTCTCACCTCAACAGCTCCTCAGGAAGCATTGAGCCCTCGCTGTACTACCCTGGACAGAAACGACCAGGAGAAGACGGAG taggTAACCAGCTAGCAGCCATGGGGCATCAAAG cagggTAATCACAGAGGATTACAAGGTCCCCGACAGGATGGTCGGCTTCA TTattggaagaggaggggagcagATCACCAGGATCCAGTTGGAGTCCGGCTGCAAGATCCAGATTGCTGCCG acagcGGAGGTCTGATGGAGCGGCCATGTTCCCTGACTGGAACTCCAGAGAGCATCGA gcaGGCGAAGCGTCTCCTGATCCAGATCGTGGATCGCTGCAGAAACGGTCCGGGTTTTCACGGCGACGGTGAAGGCGGAGCCTCCGTGCAGGAGATGCTGATCCCTGCCAGCAAGGTGGGGCTGGTGATTGGCCGAGGAGGAGACACCATCAAACAGCTGCAG GAGCGTGCGggggtgaagatgatgatgatccaGGACGGTCCGATGCCCACGGGAGCCGACAAACCTCTCCGCATCTCCGGAGACCCGTACAAAGTGCAG gcAGCGAGGGAGTTGGTGCTGGAGGTGATCCGGGAGAAGGACGGAGACTTCAGGTCGGGACGCAACGACTTCAGCGCTCGTCTGGGAGGAGCCAGCCTGGAC TCCGTCTCTCTGCAGGTTCCAGTTCCCAGGTTTGCTGTCGGCATCGTGATCGGCAGGAACGGAGAAATGATCAAGAAGATCCAGAACGACGCCGGAGTCCGGATCCAGTTCAAAGCAG ATGACGGCATCAGTCCAGAGCGCGTTGCCATGGTGATGGGTCAGCCAGACCGCTGTCAGCATGCTGTTCACCTCATCAACGAGCTCATCCAGACCGCACAG GAGCGTGATGGTTTCGGCTCGGCCCTGCGGAGCGGCAGGGTCAGAGGTCGTGGTGATTGGACCATGGGCTCCCCCGGCCCGCTACAGGAAGTGACCTACACCATCCCGGCTGACAAGTGCGGCCTGGTCATCGGCAAAG gaggagaaaccATCAAGAGCATCAACCAGCAGTCCGGGGCCCACGTGGAGCTCCagaggaacccccccccctccaccgaCCCCAACACTCGGGTCTTCACCATCCGGGGTACCGCCCAGCAGATGGACCTGGCCCGCCAGCTCATAGACGACAAGATCGGG GGTTCGGGGATCATGAGTAACGGAGGTTTTGGATTCAGTCCTTTCACTCAGGGACCTGCTGCCCACCAGAA ctgtggcAGCGGTCAGACCTTCCTCACTGGCGTTTGGGGAAACACCTACCAGACCAGCTGGCAGAACCCTGGACAACAAGACCCCG gtcaGTCGTCTCAGCAGAGTTCAGTTCCAGACTACACTGCAGCGTTAGCAGAATACTACAGACAGCAGCAGCCCTACCTGTGGAATGCCGCCCagatacag GATCACtag
- the LOC117736059 gene encoding far upstream element-binding protein 3-like isoform X11 translates to MAELQGQASLGQPGLKADGLADVLQRARQMVGKMGGDAMSHLNSSSGSIEPSLYYPGQKRPGEDGVGNQLAAMGHQSRVITEDYKVPDRMVGFIIGRGGEQITRIQLESGCKIQIAADSGGLMERPCSLTGTPESIEQAKRLLIQIVDRCRNGPGFHGDGEGGASVQEMLIPASKVGLVIGRGGDTIKQLQERAGVKMMMIQDGPMPTGADKPLRISGDPYKVQAARELVLEVIREKDGDFRSGRNDFSARLGGASLDSVSLQVPVPRFAVGIVIGRNGEMIKKIQNDAGVRIQFKADDGISPERVAMVMGQPDRCQHAVHLINELIQTAQERDGFGSALRSGRVRGRGDWTMGSPGPLQEVTYTIPADKCGLVIGKGGETIKSINQQSGAHVELQRNPPPSTDPNTRVFTIRGTAQQMDLARQLIDDKIGGSGIMSNGGFGFSPFTQGPAAHQNCGSGQTFLTGVWGNTYQTSWQNPGQQDPVLRCLL, encoded by the exons ATGGTGGGTAAGATGGGCGGAGACGCCATGTCTCACCTCAACAGCTCCTCAGGAAGCATTGAGCCCTCGCTGTACTACCCTGGACAGAAACGACCAGGAGAAGACGGAG taggTAACCAGCTAGCAGCCATGGGGCATCAAAG cagggTAATCACAGAGGATTACAAGGTCCCCGACAGGATGGTCGGCTTCA TTattggaagaggaggggagcagATCACCAGGATCCAGTTGGAGTCCGGCTGCAAGATCCAGATTGCTGCCG acagcGGAGGTCTGATGGAGCGGCCATGTTCCCTGACTGGAACTCCAGAGAGCATCGA gcaGGCGAAGCGTCTCCTGATCCAGATCGTGGATCGCTGCAGAAACGGTCCGGGTTTTCACGGCGACGGTGAAGGCGGAGCCTCCGTGCAGGAGATGCTGATCCCTGCCAGCAAGGTGGGGCTGGTGATTGGCCGAGGAGGAGACACCATCAAACAGCTGCAG GAGCGTGCGggggtgaagatgatgatgatccaGGACGGTCCGATGCCCACGGGAGCCGACAAACCTCTCCGCATCTCCGGAGACCCGTACAAAGTGCAG gcAGCGAGGGAGTTGGTGCTGGAGGTGATCCGGGAGAAGGACGGAGACTTCAGGTCGGGACGCAACGACTTCAGCGCTCGTCTGGGAGGAGCCAGCCTGGAC TCCGTCTCTCTGCAGGTTCCAGTTCCCAGGTTTGCTGTCGGCATCGTGATCGGCAGGAACGGAGAAATGATCAAGAAGATCCAGAACGACGCCGGAGTCCGGATCCAGTTCAAAGCAG ATGACGGCATCAGTCCAGAGCGCGTTGCCATGGTGATGGGTCAGCCAGACCGCTGTCAGCATGCTGTTCACCTCATCAACGAGCTCATCCAGACCGCACAG GAGCGTGATGGTTTCGGCTCGGCCCTGCGGAGCGGCAGGGTCAGAGGTCGTGGTGATTGGACCATGGGCTCCCCCGGCCCGCTACAGGAAGTGACCTACACCATCCCGGCTGACAAGTGCGGCCTGGTCATCGGCAAAG gaggagaaaccATCAAGAGCATCAACCAGCAGTCCGGGGCCCACGTGGAGCTCCagaggaacccccccccctccaccgaCCCCAACACTCGGGTCTTCACCATCCGGGGTACCGCCCAGCAGATGGACCTGGCCCGCCAGCTCATAGACGACAAGATCGGG GGTTCGGGGATCATGAGTAACGGAGGTTTTGGATTCAGTCCTTTCACTCAGGGACCTGCTGCCCACCAGAA ctgtggcAGCGGTCAGACCTTCCTCACTGGCGTTTGGGGAAACACCTACCAGACCAGCTGGCAGAACCCTGGACAACAAGACCCCG TGTTAAGATGTCTCCTgtga